One part of the Lotus japonicus ecotype B-129 chromosome 2, LjGifu_v1.2 genome encodes these proteins:
- the LOC130741000 gene encoding beta-amylase 3, chloroplastic-like yields MALILPSSFSLVNNKETKVLLAFDDVSSKVLVFPKVQPSLSLRAKSSMMAEAPITLEKIHAPLAVHGLSDSKSVPSFVMLPLDTVTVGGTLNKPRVMNVSLMALKSAGVEGVMVDVWWGLVEKDGPFKYNWEGYAELFQMVQKHGLKLQVVMSFHQCGGNVGDSCSIPLPPWVLEEISENPDLVYTDRSGRRNPEYISLGCDSMPVLRGRTPLQVYSDYMRSFRDRFIYYLGNVISEVQVGLGPCGELRYPSYPESEGTWRFPGIGEFQCYDKYMRASLEASAEAIGKKDWGRSGPHDSGQYNQFPEDTGFFKKEGTWNTEYGHFFLNWYSHKLLGHGDKILLSAKAIFQLTGVKLSAKVAGIHWHYKARSHATELTAGYYNTRFHDGYLPIAQMLARHGAVFNFTCMEMKDREQPEHANCSPEGLVHQVQMAARTAGVELAGENALERYDAGAFAQVLSTRNSVDGLGAFTYLRMNKRLFEGDNWRHFVDFVRSMSEGGLIERLPEADSFGTDLYVGHIIKEIEKKKNQEAILV; encoded by the exons atggctCTAATACttccttcttcattttctttagtTAATAACAAAGAAACCAAAGTCCTCCTAGCTTTTGATGATGTTTCTTCCAAGGTTTTAGTATTTCCAAAAGTGCAACCATCTCTTAGTCTCCGAGCAAAGAGTTCCATGATGGCAGAAGCACCCATCACACTGGAGAAAATTCATGCCCCATTGGCTGTTCATGGCCTCAGTGATTCAAAGAGTGTACCATCGTTTGTGATGCTGCCACTAGACACAGTGACAGTAGGAGGAACTTTGAATAAGCCAAGGGTGATGAATGTTAGTTTGATGGCCCTGAAGAGTGCAGGGGTTGAAGGAGTGATGGTGGATGTTTGGTGGGGTTTGGTGGAAAAAGATGGGCCTTTCAAGTACAACTGGGAAGGCTATGCTGAGCTTTTTCAGATGGTGCAAAAGCATGGCTTGAAGCTTCAGGTTGTTATGTCTTTCCATCAATGTGGAGGAAATGTTGGAGACTCCTGCAG CATTCCTCTACCCCCTTGGGTGCTGGAAGAAATCAGCGAGAACCCAGATCTGGTTTACACAGACAGATCCGGGAGGAGGAATCCTGAATACATCTCCTTGGGGTGTGATTCAATGCCTGTTCTAAGAGGAAGGACACCCCTTCAGGTGTACTCTGATTACATGAGGAGCTTTCGCGACAGATTCATATATTATTTGGGCAATGTTATCAGT GAAGTACAAGTGGGGTTGGGTCCTTGTGGGGAGCTAAGATATCCATCTTATCCAGAAAGTGAAGGAACTTGGAGGTTTCCTGGAATTGGAGAATTCCAGTGCTATGACAAG TATATGAGAGCTTCATTGGAAGCATCAGCTGAGGCCATCGGAAAGAAAGACTGGGGAAGAAGTGGACCCCATGACTCAGGCCAGTACAATCAATTTCCTGAGGATACTGGATTTTTCAAAAAGGAAGGTACATGGAACACTGAATATGGACACTTCTTCCTGAATTGGTACTCCCATAAACTGCTTGGACATGGTGACAAAATCCTTCTTTCTGCTAAAGCAATATTCCAGTTAACTGGGGTTAAACTATCTGCCAAAGTAGCTGGAATTCATTGGCATTACAAAGCAAGGTCACATGCCACTGAACTAACTGCAGGCTACTACAACACAAGGTTTCATGATGGTTACCTACCAATAGCCCAAATGCTTGCAAGACATGGTGCTGTGTTCAATTTTACCTGCATGGAAATGAAGGACAGAGAACAACCTGAACATGCTAATTGCTCCCCGGAAGGATTGGTTCATCAAGTGCAGATGGCAGCCAGAACTGCAGGGGTAGAACTTGCTGGGGAGAATGCATTGGAGAGATATGATGCAGGTGCTTTCGCTCAAGTTTTGTCAACAAGAAACTCTGTTGATGGATTGGGTGCATTTACTTATCTGAGAATGAATAAGAGGTTGTTTGAGGGTGATAACTGGCGGCACTTTGTGGACTTTGTAAGAAGCATGTCTGAGGGTGGTCTGATTGAAAGGCTCCCAGAAGCTGATTCCTTTGGGACAGATCTTTACGTTGGACACATCATcaaagaaattgaaaagaagaaaaatcaagAGGCTATTCTTGTCTGA
- the LOC130737284 gene encoding uncharacterized protein LOC130737284, which translates to MGYGGLMRDSQGDWICGFHGFQAGGSALLSEARALKLGLQIAWDRGYKDVICNVDCRDLLRVLDDPETWIFFPVLREIYELRMRSWNLTLSAINRDCNQPADWLAKKGASSPSMAICVLEAPPSTLEILILRDRLTIP; encoded by the coding sequence ATGGGTTATGGAGGTCTGATGCGTGACTCTCAGGGAGATTGGATTTGCGGTTTTCATGGTTTTCAAGCAGGGGGCAGCGCCTTACTGTCGGAAGCAAGGGCTCTAAAGCTTGGATTACAGATAGCTTGGGACCGAGGGTATAAAGATGTCATATGCAACGTGGATTGCCGCGACCTCCTCCGGGTGTTGGATGATCCGGAAACCTGGATCTTCTTCCCTGTTTTGCGTGAAATTTATGAGCTGAGGATGAGAAGTTGGAATTTGACTCTTAGTGCTATCAATAGAGATTGTAATCAGCCCGCAGACTGGCTAGCTAAGAAGGGTGCTTCGTCTCCGTCTATGGCTATCTGTGTTCTTGAAGCTCCACCGTCGACTTTAGAGATCCTCATTTTGAGAGATCGTTTGACTATTCCTTag
- the LOC130740998 gene encoding BOI-related E3 ubiquitin-protein ligase 1-like encodes MMAVHAQYPSNVLLLNSKKGQEGHDCSLQPQPGGFIEQSQMLFNNGGTNPLKRGREATTTTNIGTGHKSSPYNINQSSQFIDLTQLHNQPQQNVVSTGLHLSFGDQQQQQKQQFHNHHHQQQQQQHLSLFFQGLSSQIKQQSDEINQLLQTQEEQLRRGLAEKRQRHYRSLLIAAEESVSHRLREKEAEMEKAKRRNAELEARAAQLSMESQLWQAKAKEQEATAASLQAQLQRAIMSGGDGGLSEDAESAYVDPERVVEVGPTRECKGCWKRVASVVVLPCRHLCVCTECDAQFRACPVCLTLKNSSVQVYLS; translated from the exons ATGATGGCTGTTCATGCTCAATACCCATCCAATGTACTCCTTCTAAACAG CAAGAAGGGGCAAGAAGGACATGATTGTTCATTGCAACCACAACCAGGAGGATTCATTGAACAATCCCAAATGCTATTCAACAATGGAG GTACTAATCCTCTGAAGAGAGGAAGagaagcaacaacaacaaccaacatTGGCACTGGGCATAAATCATCCCCTTATAACATCAATCAATCTTCCCAATTCATAGACCTCACTCAACTCCATAATCAGCCACAACAAAATGTAGTCTCCACAGGATTACACTTATCATTTGGTgatcagcaacaacaacagaAACAGCAATTTCAcaaccatcatcatcaacagcaacaacaacaacacctaTCTCTGTTTTTCCAAGGCTTATCCTCACAAATCAAACAACAATCAGATGAAATCAACCAATTACTTCAAACACAG GAGGAACAATTACGGCGGGGATTAGCAGAGAAGAGGCAGAGACATTATCGCTCACTATTGATTGCGGCGGAGGAATCCGTCTCACACCGGCTGAGAGAGAAGGAAGCCGAGATGGAGAAAGCGAAACGCAGGAACGCAGAGTTAGAAGCGCGCGCAGCGCAGCTTAGCATGGAGTCGCAGCTATGGCAGGCGAAGGCGAAGGAGCAGGAAGCCACGGCGGCGTCATTGCAGGCGCAACTGCAGCGCGCTATCATGAGCGGCGGAGACGGTGGGTTATCGGAGGATGCTGAATCGGCGTATGTTGACCCGGAGCGCGTGGTGGAGGTGGGTCCTACTCGTGAATGTAAGGGTTGTTGGAAGAGAGTGGCTTCGGTGGTGGTGTTGCCGTGTCGCCATCTATGCGTCTGCACAGAATGCGACGCACAATTCCGGGCATGTCCCGTTTGCCTCACACTGAAAAATTCAAGCGTTCAAGTTTATCTATCTTAG
- the LOC130740999 gene encoding uncharacterized protein LOC130740999 gives MAAPNNTKDLTQATAMALNPPKSQRGLNKPKCKQCGNVARSRCPYEQCKRCCSRNENPCHIHVKTNSTLPDKLPSSFGAPLDQQSLETSQSATASRVASLRQLSNNFAQFNNLNISLRSKKPLTIKDAATINEWRLSKLKEYKERNIDVENETFDRYMQNVELLEEVLSVKSVENNMTSASESPTTSMENNNEMMTTGLKLHLRSNSFRSDSLRMRIQQFVDKGLHRLEKFAVDDDINKPIDEEPSEVSKRPKSCSDERLSAISDLIDKINKARSEEDLNSCLEMKSQLFNLEVDSGSIEILDHETPENEIAKSESTSAEELDYSSPKLVVTAEVDQDTLNTVDRYLSSLEQHVEEL, from the exons ATGGCGGCGCCGAACAACACGAAGGATCTAACCCAAGCCACCGCTATGGCTTTAAACCCTCCAAAATCCCAACGTGGACTAAACAAGCCAAAGTGCAAACAGTGTGGCAACGTTGCTCGCTCTAG GTGTCCTTATGAACAATGCAAGAGGTGCTGTTCAAGAAATGAAAATCCATGTCATATTCATG TGAAGACGAATTCAACTTTGCCGGACAAGCTGCCATCTTCTTTTGGTGCTCCACTTGATcagcaatccttagagacatcTCAATCAGC AACTGCAAGTAGAGTTGCATCACTCCGACAACTTTCCAACAATTTTGCGCAGTTCAATAATTTGAACATTTCACTTCGTTCAAAGAAGCCACTGACAATAAAG GATGCTGCAACTATAAATGAATGGCGACTTTCCAAGTTAAAGGAATACAAGGAGCGAAATATTGACGTGGAAAATGAAACTTTTGACCGTTACATGCAAAATGTAGAACTACTGGAAGAAGTGTTGTCTGTGAAATCTGTGGAAAACAATATGACTTCTGCATCAGAGTCTCCTACTACTTCCATGGAAAACAACAATGAGATGATGACCACGGGGTTGAAATTACACCTAAGATCAAACTCTTTCAGAAGTGATAGTCTGAGAATGAGAATACAACAATTTGTAGATAAGGGATTACACAGGCTTGAGAAGTTTGCAGTGGATGATGACATCAATAAACCAATTGATGAAGAACCTAGTGAAGTTTCTAAAAGGCCAAAAAGTTGTAGTGATGAAAGGTTATCTGCTATAAGTGATCTTATTGATAAAATCAACAAAGCCAGGAGTGAGGAGGATTTGAACTCTTGCTTGGAGATGAAGTCCCAACTCTTCAATTTGGAAGTGGACTCTGGCTCAATAGAAATTCTAGACCATGAAACACCTGAGAATGAAATTGCTAAAAGCGAATCCACTTCAGCAGAAGAATTGGATTATTCTTCACCGAAATTGGTTGTAACTGCTGAAGTTGATCAAGATACTCTAAACACTGTAGACAGGTACTTATCTTCCCTTGAGCAGCATGTAGAGGAGTTATGA